From Streptomyces sp. NBC_00370, a single genomic window includes:
- a CDS encoding response regulator codes for MSAPAIRVLIVEDDPVAADAHQLYVGRVPGFAVAGVAHSRAEAARLLERADIDLILLDLYLPDGHGLSLLRALRAGGHHADVIAVTSARDLAVVREGVSLGVVQYVLKPFAFATLRDRLTRYAEFRAAAGEASGQDEVDRALGALRSPEPAALPKGLSAPTLSAVTRTLRSSPAGLTAAEAGAALGISRITARRYLEHLVTEGRAGRSPQYGQIGRPELQYRWLSAPR; via the coding sequence ATGAGCGCGCCCGCCATCCGCGTCCTCATCGTGGAGGACGACCCCGTCGCCGCCGACGCACACCAGCTGTACGTCGGCCGGGTCCCCGGCTTCGCCGTCGCGGGCGTCGCCCACTCCCGCGCCGAGGCGGCCCGGCTGCTGGAACGCGCCGACATCGACCTCATCCTGCTCGACCTCTACCTCCCGGACGGCCACGGCCTGTCCCTGCTCCGCGCCCTGCGGGCGGGCGGCCACCACGCCGACGTCATCGCCGTCACCTCGGCGCGTGACCTCGCGGTGGTCAGGGAGGGTGTGTCACTCGGCGTCGTCCAGTACGTACTGAAGCCCTTCGCCTTCGCCACCCTGCGCGACCGGCTCACCCGCTACGCCGAGTTCCGCGCGGCGGCGGGCGAGGCGAGCGGCCAGGACGAGGTGGACCGCGCGCTCGGCGCGCTCCGCTCCCCCGAACCGGCCGCCCTGCCCAAGGGACTGAGCGCCCCGACGCTCTCCGCGGTGACCCGCACCCTGCGCTCCTCGCCCGCCGGTCTGACCGCCGCCGAGGCCGGCGCGGCGCTCGGCATCTCCCGGATCACGGCGCGCCGTTACCTGGAACACCTCGTCACGGAGGGACGCGCGGGCCGCAGCCCCCAGTACGGTCAGATCGGCCGCCCCGAGCTCCAGTACCGCTGGCTGAGTGCCCCGCGCTGA